In Methylocystis echinoides, one genomic interval encodes:
- a CDS encoding DUF3280 domain-containing protein has protein sequence MSLDRRRLIAATALFPFLIEAAAAETVARPKTGKRLLVLDFEIVDTSNEPADQRADHARRLAAARDAIADGLAGLGTYDVVDRAPVQADLDRILQQTYIRTCNGCEVALARKAGADLVMTGLVNKVSTLILSMGVSITRASSGELIFHQGFDFRGDNDTSWARAAQFFTERIARDPAT, from the coding sequence ATGAGCCTCGATCGGCGTCGCCTTATCGCCGCCACGGCGCTGTTTCCTTTCCTCATCGAAGCGGCGGCCGCTGAGACCGTCGCGCGGCCGAAGACCGGCAAGCGACTTCTCGTTCTCGACTTCGAGATTGTCGACACCTCCAACGAGCCCGCCGACCAGCGCGCCGATCACGCACGCCGCCTGGCTGCGGCGCGCGACGCCATCGCCGACGGCCTCGCCGGGCTCGGAACTTATGACGTCGTCGACCGCGCGCCCGTTCAGGCGGATCTCGACCGCATTTTGCAACAGACCTACATTCGCACCTGCAACGGCTGCGAGGTCGCGCTCGCCAGAAAGGCCGGCGCGGATCTCGTCATGACGGGGCTGGTCAACAAGGTCAGCACGCTGATTCTGAGCATGGGCGTCTCGATCACGCGCGCGTCATCTGGGGAGCTCATTTTCCATCAGGGCTTCGACTTCCGCGGCGACAACGACACGTCCTGGGCCCGCGCCGCGCAATTTTTCACTGAGCGGATCGCGCGCGATCCCGCCACATAG
- a CDS encoding bifunctional enoyl-CoA hydratase/phosphate acetyltransferase, whose amino-acid sequence MSESGKATAPVFPRARGALLDALITRAQALPPIRMGVVHPCDRPSLEGALAARDKGLIVPTLIGPCKKMEAAARQIGVSLEDIDIVEAPHSHAAADQAVEMARRGKLHALMKGALHTDELMSAVVREGTGLRTDRRISHVFVIDAPTYHKLLLVTDAAINILPALEVKRDIVRNAVDLAHAIGLARPKVALLSAVETVEPKIPSTVEAAALCKMADRGQIEGAILDGPLAFDNAISREAADAKQIASQVAGDPDILVAPDLEAGNILAKQLVFLAGADTAGIVLGARVPIVLTSRADDVASRVASSALAQLFTHRPRPTP is encoded by the coding sequence ATGAGTGAGAGCGGCAAGGCGACGGCGCCCGTTTTTCCCCGCGCGCGCGGCGCGCTGCTCGACGCGTTGATCACGCGGGCGCAGGCCCTGCCGCCGATTCGCATGGGCGTCGTGCATCCTTGCGACCGGCCCTCGCTCGAAGGCGCCCTCGCTGCGCGCGACAAGGGCCTGATCGTGCCGACGCTCATTGGTCCCTGCAAGAAGATGGAGGCCGCCGCCCGGCAGATCGGCGTCTCGCTCGAGGACATCGACATCGTCGAGGCGCCGCACAGCCATGCGGCGGCGGATCAAGCGGTCGAGATGGCGCGCCGGGGCAAGCTGCATGCGCTGATGAAAGGCGCGCTGCACACGGACGAACTCATGTCCGCCGTGGTGCGCGAAGGGACCGGCCTGCGCACCGATCGGCGCATCAGCCATGTCTTCGTCATCGACGCGCCGACCTATCACAAGCTGCTGCTCGTCACCGACGCGGCGATCAATATTCTGCCGGCGCTCGAGGTCAAGCGCGACATCGTCCGCAACGCCGTCGACCTCGCCCATGCAATCGGCCTCGCCCGCCCCAAGGTCGCCCTGCTCTCCGCGGTGGAGACCGTCGAGCCGAAAATCCCTTCGACGGTGGAGGCCGCCGCTTTGTGCAAGATGGCGGATCGCGGCCAGATCGAGGGGGCGATCCTCGATGGGCCGCTCGCCTTCGACAACGCCATTTCGCGCGAGGCGGCGGACGCCAAGCAGATCGCCTCGCAGGTCGCGGGCGACCCGGACATTCTCGTCGCCCCGGATCTCGAAGCCGGCAATATTCTGGCCAAGCAGCTTGTTTTTCTGGCCGGAGCCGACACGGCCGGGATCGTGCTCGGCGCCCGCGTTCCCATCGTCTTGACGAGCCGCGCCGACGACGTCGCCTCGCGCGTCGCCTCCTCGGCCCTGGCCCAGCTCTTTACCCATCGTCCCCGACCCACGCCCTAG
- the pheS gene encoding phenylalanine--tRNA ligase subunit alpha produces MTDIARLEEDTLRQINEAADEPALEAVRVAALGKKGAISALLATLGKMAPEDRKTEGAKINALKDKATEALAARRVALAEAALEARLKAETLDVTLPAAASPLERGRIHPISQVMDELAIIFADMGFAVAEGPDIESDDYNFTRLNFPEGHPAREMQDTFFLAPEAGEKKLLRTHTSPVQVRTMLAQKPPIRVICPGRVYRCDFDQTHTPMFHQIEGLVIDQSTHLGHLKWVLEEFLKSFFEVKGVKLRFRPSFFPFTEPSMEVDVQCRRQGGEIRFGEGEDWMEILGCGMVHPNVLRNCGHDPDVYQGFAFGVGIDRLAMLKYGMSDLRAFFDADTRWLEHYGFRPLDFPTLAGGLSS; encoded by the coding sequence ATGACCGACATCGCGAGACTCGAAGAAGACACGCTGCGCCAGATCAACGAGGCCGCCGACGAGCCGGCGCTCGAAGCCGTGCGCGTCGCCGCCCTCGGCAAGAAGGGCGCGATCTCGGCGCTGCTCGCCACCCTCGGCAAAATGGCGCCGGAGGATCGAAAGACCGAGGGCGCCAAGATCAATGCGCTCAAGGACAAGGCGACCGAGGCGCTCGCCGCCCGCCGCGTCGCGCTCGCCGAGGCCGCGCTCGAGGCGCGTCTGAAGGCCGAGACGCTCGACGTGACGCTTCCGGCCGCGGCCAGCCCGCTCGAGCGCGGCCGCATTCACCCGATCTCACAGGTGATGGACGAGCTTGCGATTATCTTCGCCGACATGGGCTTCGCCGTAGCCGAAGGCCCGGACATCGAAAGCGACGACTATAATTTCACCAGGCTCAACTTCCCCGAGGGCCACCCCGCCCGGGAGATGCAGGACACCTTCTTCCTCGCGCCGGAGGCGGGCGAAAAGAAGCTGCTGCGCACCCATACGAGCCCGGTGCAGGTACGCACCATGTTGGCGCAAAAGCCGCCGATCCGCGTGATCTGCCCCGGCCGCGTCTATCGCTGCGACTTCGATCAGACCCATACGCCGATGTTTCACCAGATCGAGGGGCTGGTCATCGACCAGTCGACCCATCTCGGCCATCTGAAATGGGTGCTGGAAGAGTTCTTGAAGAGCTTCTTCGAGGTCAAGGGCGTCAAACTGCGCTTCCGCCCCTCCTTCTTCCCCTTCACCGAGCCGTCGATGGAGGTCGACGTCCAATGCCGGCGCCAAGGCGGCGAAATCCGCTTCGGCGAGGGCGAGGACTGGATGGAGATTCTGGGCTGCGGCATGGTGCATCCCAACGTTCTGCGGAACTGCGGGCACGATCCGGACGTCTATCAGGGCTTCGCCTTCGGCGTCGGCATCGACCGCCTCGCGATGCTCAAATACGGCATGTCGGATTTGCGCGCCTTCTTCGACGCCGACACGCGCTGGCTGGAGCATTATGGTTTCAGGCCGCTGGATTTCCCGACGCTCGCGGGCGGGTTGAGCAGCTAA
- the pheT gene encoding phenylalanine--tRNA ligase subunit beta has protein sequence MKLTLSWLKEHLDTSATLAEIVETLTRIGLEVEHVHDPAAQLKAFTIARIVEATQHPNADRLRVCKVDTGAPELVQVVCGAPNARAGLRSVFSAPGTYIPGKKITLGKGVIRGVESLGMLCSFEELELATESEGIIELPEDAPVGEVYAQWAGLDDPVIEINLTPNRPDAAGVYGVARDLAAAGLGVLKEKDILPVEGKFPCPVGVTLDFAESDKHLAPFFALRLVRGVKNGPSPAWMQKRLREIGLRPINALVDITNFMTFDRARPLHVFDAKKVKGDLVVRSARKGETLLALDGKTHELDAGMVVISDDHGVESIAGVMGGEVSGCNDDTTDVLIESALWDPQNIAHTGRKLGIVTDARYRFERGVDPDFALPGIELATKLVVDLCGGEASQLVIAGAVPRERRVVDFPWSETQRLAGVDVSQAEATAILERLGFTVEKSGTEGARVTTPSWRPDIEGKADIVEEIVRILGVDNVPSTPLPRAEGVAPPVLTLMQKRARNARRALASQGLVEAVTWSFIAKEQAEAFGGGAPGLALANPIAADLSDMRPSLLPGLVAAANRNAARGLGDQDLFEVGQIFLDPSEKGQRLSAAGIRRGLAGAGRHWSAPARRAGAFDAKADALTLLDALGVATGGLQVVPGGPAWFHPGRSATLQFGPKAIVGHFGELHPRALKALDVEGPIAAFEIILDALPAPKAKPTKIKPKLELSDLQPLSRDFAFIVDRTAPAGDLVRAVAGADKTLISDVSVFDVYEGVGVPEGRKSVGVAVTLQPREKTLTDAEIEVVAQKIVAEAERKCGASLR, from the coding sequence ATGAAACTCACCCTCTCCTGGCTCAAAGAGCATCTCGATACTTCCGCCACGCTCGCCGAGATCGTCGAGACGTTGACGCGCATCGGCCTCGAGGTCGAGCATGTGCACGATCCCGCCGCGCAGCTCAAAGCCTTCACGATCGCGCGAATTGTCGAGGCGACGCAGCATCCCAACGCCGACCGGCTGCGGGTCTGCAAGGTCGATACGGGCGCACCCGAACTGGTTCAAGTCGTCTGCGGCGCGCCGAACGCGCGCGCGGGGCTCAGGAGCGTCTTCTCGGCGCCGGGGACTTACATCCCCGGCAAGAAGATTACCCTCGGCAAAGGCGTCATCCGCGGCGTCGAATCGCTTGGCATGCTGTGCTCCTTCGAGGAGCTGGAGCTCGCGACGGAAAGCGAGGGCATCATCGAACTGCCCGAAGACGCGCCGGTCGGCGAAGTCTACGCGCAATGGGCCGGCCTCGACGATCCGGTCATCGAGATCAATCTCACGCCGAACCGGCCCGACGCCGCCGGCGTTTACGGCGTCGCGCGCGACCTGGCGGCGGCGGGCCTCGGCGTTCTCAAGGAGAAAGACATCCTCCCCGTCGAGGGCAAATTCCCCTGCCCCGTGGGCGTGACGCTGGATTTCGCCGAGAGCGACAAACATCTCGCCCCCTTCTTCGCACTGCGCCTCGTCAGGGGCGTCAAGAACGGCCCGAGCCCGGCCTGGATGCAGAAGCGTCTGCGCGAGATCGGCCTGCGGCCGATCAATGCGCTCGTCGACATCACCAATTTCATGACCTTCGACCGCGCGCGGCCGCTGCACGTCTTCGACGCGAAGAAAGTGAAGGGCGATCTCGTCGTGCGCAGCGCCAGAAAGGGCGAGACGCTGCTGGCGCTCGACGGCAAGACCCATGAGCTCGACGCGGGCATGGTCGTGATCAGCGACGATCACGGCGTTGAATCGATCGCCGGCGTCATGGGCGGCGAGGTCTCGGGCTGCAACGACGACACGACCGACGTGCTGATCGAATCAGCCCTGTGGGACCCGCAGAACATCGCCCACACCGGCCGCAAACTCGGCATCGTCACCGACGCGCGCTACCGTTTCGAGCGCGGCGTCGATCCCGACTTCGCCTTGCCCGGGATTGAACTCGCGACAAAACTCGTCGTCGATCTCTGCGGCGGCGAGGCTTCTCAGCTCGTCATCGCCGGCGCGGTTCCGCGCGAGCGGCGGGTCGTGGACTTCCCCTGGTCGGAAACGCAGCGCCTCGCCGGCGTCGACGTCTCGCAGGCGGAGGCGACGGCCATTCTCGAGCGTCTCGGCTTCACAGTTGAAAAGTCCGGGACGGAAGGCGCGCGCGTCACGACGCCGAGCTGGCGGCCGGACATCGAGGGCAAGGCCGACATCGTCGAAGAAATCGTGCGCATTCTTGGCGTCGACAACGTGCCGTCGACGCCCTTGCCTCGCGCCGAGGGCGTCGCGCCCCCGGTGCTGACTCTGATGCAGAAGCGCGCCCGCAACGCCCGGCGGGCGCTGGCGTCGCAGGGGCTCGTCGAGGCGGTCACCTGGTCGTTCATCGCCAAGGAGCAGGCCGAAGCCTTCGGCGGCGGCGCCCCGGGCCTCGCCCTCGCCAATCCGATCGCCGCCGATCTTTCCGACATGCGGCCGAGCCTGCTGCCGGGCCTCGTCGCCGCCGCCAACCGCAATGCGGCGCGCGGTCTCGGGGACCAGGACCTGTTCGAGGTCGGGCAGATCTTCCTCGACCCTTCCGAAAAGGGCCAGCGACTCTCCGCGGCCGGCATCCGCCGTGGCCTCGCGGGCGCAGGGCGGCACTGGTCGGCGCCGGCCCGGCGCGCCGGCGCCTTCGACGCCAAGGCGGACGCCTTGACGCTGCTCGACGCGCTCGGCGTCGCGACCGGCGGCCTGCAGGTGGTCCCCGGCGGACCCGCCTGGTTCCATCCGGGTCGCTCGGCGACGCTGCAATTCGGCCCCAAGGCGATCGTCGGCCATTTCGGCGAATTGCACCCGCGCGCGCTGAAGGCGCTCGACGTGGAGGGCCCGATCGCCGCTTTCGAGATCATCCTCGACGCGCTGCCGGCCCCCAAGGCCAAGCCCACCAAGATCAAGCCGAAGCTGGAGCTCTCCGACCTCCAGCCGCTCTCCCGCGATTTCGCCTTCATCGTGGATCGAACGGCGCCGGCGGGTGATCTGGTCCGAGCCGTGGCCGGGGCCGACAAGACCCTCATTTCCGATGTGAGCGTCTTCGACGTCTATGAGGGCGTCGGCGTGCCGGAGGGCAGGAAGTCGGTCGGCGTCGCGGTGACGTTGCAGCCGCGCGAAAAAACCCTCACCGACGCGGAAATCGAGGTGGTGGCGCAGAAGATCGTCGCCGAGGCGGAAAGAAAATGCGGGGCGTCGCTGCGGTGA
- the rplJ gene encoding 50S ribosomal protein L10 produces the protein MDRAEKKEAVAALHQVFNQAGAIVVAHYSGLTVAQMQALRKRAREEGASVQVAKNRLAKIALDGASVADFGTLLKGPTLIAYSDDPVAAPKVAVAFAKDHDKFVILGGAMGATLLNPDGVKSLATMPSLDELRAKLVGLIQAPATKIAQLSTAPAAKLARVFGAYAKKDAA, from the coding sequence GTGGATAGAGCGGAGAAAAAAGAAGCCGTCGCGGCGTTGCACCAGGTCTTTAATCAGGCCGGCGCGATCGTCGTTGCGCACTACTCCGGCTTGACGGTCGCCCAAATGCAGGCCCTGCGCAAGCGGGCCCGCGAAGAGGGCGCATCCGTTCAGGTCGCCAAGAACCGCCTCGCCAAGATCGCTCTGGATGGCGCGAGCGTCGCCGATTTCGGGACCCTGCTCAAGGGCCCGACCCTGATCGCCTATTCGGACGATCCGGTGGCGGCGCCGAAGGTGGCTGTGGCCTTCGCCAAGGACCATGACAAGTTCGTGATCCTGGGCGGCGCCATGGGCGCCACGTTGCTGAACCCGGACGGCGTCAAGTCGCTTGCGACCATGCCGTCTCTCGACGAACTGCGCGCCAAGCTCGTGGGCCTCATCCAGGCGCCCGCGACCAAAATCGCCCAGCTCTCGACCGCGCCTGCCGCCAAGCTCGCGCGCGTGTTCGGCGCCTACGCCAAGAAAGACGCGGCCTAA
- the rplL gene encoding 50S ribosomal protein L7/L12, whose translation MANLEKIVEDLSALTVLEAAELAKLLEEKWGVSAAAAVAVAAAPAAGAAAPAAEEKTEFNVILAAAGDKKIEVIKEVRAITGLGLKEAKDLVEGAPKPLKEGASKEEAEKIKATLEKVGAKIELK comes from the coding sequence ATGGCTAATCTCGAAAAGATCGTCGAAGACCTCTCGGCTCTCACCGTCCTCGAGGCGGCTGAGCTCGCCAAGCTGCTCGAAGAGAAGTGGGGCGTCTCCGCGGCCGCCGCCGTGGCTGTCGCCGCCGCGCCGGCCGCTGGCGCCGCCGCTCCGGCCGCCGAGGAGAAGACCGAGTTCAACGTGATCCTGGCCGCGGCCGGCGACAAGAAGATCGAGGTCATCAAGGAGGTCCGCGCGATCACCGGCCTCGGCCTGAAGGAAGCCAAGGACCTCGTCGAAGGCGCCCCGAAGCCGCTGAAGGAAGGCGCTTCGAAGGAAGAGGCCGAGAAGATCAAGGCGACCCTCGAGAAGGTCGGCGCCAAGATCGAGCTCAAGTAA